One Halalkalicoccus tibetensis genomic region harbors:
- a CDS encoding cupin domain-containing protein produces MGYQVIDPEAIDPTPDRPCVQRSIGTAAALSEFAMNVYEADPGEQLPVVYHSHDEQEEAFYVLSGRLSVETPEGEFTVGSDEAFVAEPNSPHRAYNPEGASDPVRVLAVGAPPVDDDARAYDPDR; encoded by the coding sequence ATGGGATATCAGGTCATCGACCCCGAGGCGATCGATCCCACGCCGGACCGGCCGTGCGTCCAGCGCTCGATCGGCACCGCCGCCGCCCTCTCGGAGTTCGCGATGAACGTCTACGAGGCCGACCCCGGCGAGCAGCTCCCGGTCGTCTATCACTCCCACGACGAACAGGAGGAGGCGTTCTACGTCCTCTCGGGGAGGCTCTCGGTCGAGACGCCCGAGGGGGAGTTCACCGTCGGAAGCGACGAGGCGTTCGTCGCCGAGCCGAACAGCCCCCACCGCGCGTACAACCCCGAGGGCGCGAGCGACCCGGTCCGGGTGCTCGCGGTCGGCGCGCCACCGGTCGACGACGATGCCCGCGCGTACGACCCCGACCGATGA